From a single Leishmania braziliensis MHOM/BR/75/M2904 complete genome, chromosome 28 genomic region:
- a CDS encoding putative dolichyl-P-Man:GDP-Man5GlcNAc2-PP-dolichyl alpha-1,2-mannosyltranslocase (unknown EC_number=3.6.99.B1), whose protein sequence is MTPSIPSSFKGQLLLALMLSVGLKLVTFSLSTLLTRLLLPYQNGVYFTFNVYNDAVLFIAREATRSVASRLPIIESSAEAEDNAKQDGNSDAAQEVGPAGQGGAENAPSAPSARTPASLVRVANIRGVVSIALCSVPLAIVMAATVEALGACLGPASFLPSLMRYARASQRDFPKAKSVSDLDSAMALTGLPSVVLPYVPEMTVVLCTIIMAAMEPCVVLVQSLSLFRVVVLAECATLVARLCTIIGIAYACQRDIAGGRTSDDEVGNGLRTLWETRMAMAFGQLAYAITHVIYYTLVVSGLPVARWLGSSPEMEQVRAAALLARARELGQSRQGAVASGSAASAKAAPPSVLPTPSQSVRWSSFVFPFCFYSIGDSVVACRRHCALLSTFLRESLLRLVLSEGESLVLTSLGSETARGYYHLIYNLGSLVVRLLFRVWENACFVKWSLEASLGHRHTAVHLLKLMLRLAFYVGFSFTLLGPPLTQKFLTTMYTSRWATPQVSTALQLYFYALPLMAWNGLLEAFLRAVASPAVLQRLQRWMVGETLLYIAACYVTLTAFGKTDMQGESVSVLVLLNIFNTLWRCCVSIYLLVSSPTVVVGAATAVSTDARAEDVGGPAAPAAPSLTPSSPLVRLHDFLSLFPKRIVGSILGLFVCSRALRANSVVAIVAVGLMYAAAILAGDGEVRRLLVTPVWSRVRLLLLRHRHDSHTGPAAVSLQSVESAKSKLE, encoded by the coding sequence ATGACCCCCTCGATCCCCAGCTCCTTTAAGGGCCAGTTGCTGCTTGCACTCATGCTCAGCGTTGGCCTCAAGTTGGTCACCTTCTCCCTCAGCACTCTCCTCACACGACTCCTGCTACCGTACCAGAATGGAGTGTACTTCACCTTCAACGTGTACAATGACGCTGTGTTGTTCATTGCACGGGAGGCGACCCGCAGTGTGGCCTCTCGGCTGCCCATCATAGAGTCGAGTGCGGAAGCAGAGGACAATGCGAAACAGGACGGCAATAGCGATGCGGCTCAAGAGGTGGGTCCTGCTGGGCAGGGTGGTGCTGAGAATGCGCCATCCGCTCCGTCTGCACGGACGCCGGCAAGTTTGGTGCGGGTGGCCAACATCCGTGGAGTGGTGAGCATCGCCCTCTGCTCTGTGCCGCTTGCCATCGTCATGGCTGCGACGGTGGAGGCTCTCGGTGCGTGCCTCGGCCCAGCATCCTTCCTTCCGTCCCTGATGCGGTACGCGCGTGCCAGCCAGCGAGACTTCCCCAAGGCGAAGAGTGTCAGCGACCTCGACAGCGCAATGGCGCTGACGGGGCTTCCCTCTGTTGTGCTTCCGTACGTCCCAGAGatgacggtggtgctgtgcaCCATCATCATGGCAGCCATGGAACCGTGTGTTGTGCTCGTTCAGTCACTGAGCCTTTTCCGTGTTGTTGTTCTGGCAGAGTGCGCGACGCTGGTAGCGCGGCTGTGTACCATCATCGGGATCGCGTACGCTTGTCAGCGCGATATCGCCGGCGGCCGCACGTCCGATGACGAAGTCGGTAATGGGCTGCGCACCCTGTGGGAGACACGAATGGCGATGGCATTTGGCCAGCTCGCGTACGCGATAACACATGTGATCTACTACACGCTGGTCGTGTCGGGGCTCCCAGTTGCTCGCTGGCTTGGTTCAAGCCCCGAGATGGAGCAggtgcgagcagcagcactgctggcACGCGCAAGGGAACTGGGCCAGTCCCGACAGGGTGCAGTTGCAAGTGGGTCTGCTGCCAGTgcgaaggcggcgccgccttcggTTCTTCCCACCCCGTCGCAGTCGGTACGGTGGTCATCCTTTGTCTTTCCCTTTTGCTTCTACTCAATTGGGGACAGCGTCGTAGCCTGTCGGCGTCACTGCGCCCTCCTTAGCACGTTCCTGCGCGAAAGCCTGCTTCGACTGGTGCTGTCGGAAGGGGAGAGCCTCGTACTGACCTCGCTCGGCTCCGAGACGGCGCGAGGGTACTACCACCTCATTTATAACCTCGGCTCTCTCGTAGtccgccttctcttccgcGTCTGGGAAAACGCCTGCTTCGTCAAGTGGAGCCTCGAGGCTTCGCTGGGCCACAGACACACCGCCGTGCATTTGCTGAAGCTGATGCTGCGCTTAGCCTTCTATGTGGGCTTTTCCTTCACCCTGTTGGGCCCCCCGCTAACACAGAAGTTCCTGACCACGATGTACACGTCGCGGTGGGCGACGCCGCAGGTATCGACGGCGCTCCAGCTTTATTTCTACGCCCTACCGCTGATGGCTTGGAACGGGCTGCTGGAGGCGTTTCTGCGTGCCGTCGCCTCcccggcggtgctgcagcgactgcagcggtggATGGTTGGGGAGACGCTCTTGTACATTGCGGCGTGCTACGTCACGCTAACCGCCTTTGGCAAGACCGACATGCAAGGGGAGAGTGTGAGCGTGCTGGTACTACTGAACATCTTTAATACGCTCTGGCGGTGTTGCGTGTCCATCTATCTCCTGGTGAGCTCTCCTACTGTTGTTGTCGGTGCCGCAACTGCTGTCTCAACTGATGCCCGAGCCGAAGATGTCGGCGGGCCTGCCGCGCCTGCAGCCCCTTCCCTTACCCCGTCATCTCCCTTAGTGCGCCTCCATGATTTCCTGTCACTCTTTCCCAAGCGCATCGTCGGCTCGATCCTTGGGCTCTTCGTGTGCAGCCGTGCGCTGCGTGCAAACTCGGTGGTGGCCATTGTGGCGGTCGGTTTGATGTACGCCGCAGCGATTCTTGCCGGGGATGGCGAGGTGCGCCGGCTTCTCGTGACACCAGTGTGGAGCcgtgtgcggctgctgttgctgcggcaccgccacgATTCGCACACGGGCCCAGCCGCCGTCTCTCTGCAGAGTGTGGAATCGGCCAAGAGCAAGCTGGAGTGA
- a CDS encoding putative 2-oxoglutarate dehydrogenase, E2 component,dihydrolipoamide succinyltransferase has translation MLRRVSTRVLPAACSAAQNVSVRFCLAIKVPTIAESISTGKVVNWTKKVGDAVAEDEVICQIESDKLNVDVRAPANGVITKINFEEGADVEVGAELSTMKEGPAPSAAAPQVAAVKSDPPKAAAPTAEAPKAVARAAAEPAATAAVAKPAMHAVAGADPRTKSVRISSMRRRIADRLKASQNTCAMLTTFNEIDMTPLIQLRDKYKDDFHKRHAVKLGLMSPFVKASAMALRDVPIVNASFGKDTIDYHEFVDIAIAVATPRGLVVPVIRDVQNMNLANIETAIADYAARARINKLTMAEMTGGTFTISNGGVFGSWMGTPIINPPHSAILGMHAIKKKAWVVGNEIKIRDIMAVALTYDHRLIDGSDAVTFLVKVKNLIEDPARMVLDLS, from the coding sequence ATGCTCCGTCGTGTGTCGACGCGCGTGTTGCCTGCGGCGTGCAGTGCGGCCCAGAACGTGAGCGTACGCTTCTGCCTGGCCATCAAAGTGCCTACGATTGCCGAGTCCATCAGTACGGGTAAGGTGGTGAACTGGACGAAGAAGgtcggcgacgccgtcgcagAGGACGAGGTGATTTGCCAGATCGAGTCTGACAAGCTCAACGTcgacgtgcgtgcgccgGCGAACGGCGTCATTACGAAGATCAACTTCGAGGAAGGGGCTGATGTCGAGGTCGGCGCGGAGCTGTCCACGATGAAGGAGGGCCCGGCGCCATCGGCGGCTGCACCGCAGGTTGCGGCAGTCAAGTCGGACCCACccaaggcggcggcacctaCGGCAGAGGCACCAAAAGCTGTAGCCCGAGCTGCCGCAGAGCctgctgctactgcggcCGTTGCCAAGCCCGCGATGCACGCCGTTGCCGGCGCGGACCCGCGCACGAAAAGCGtccgcatctcctccatgcgccgccgcatcgctgACCGCCTCAAGGCTAGCCAGAACACGTGCGCGATGCTGACCACCTTCAATGAGATTGACATGACCCCGCTGATTCAGCTGCGCGATAAGTACAAAGACGACTTCCACAAGCGCCATGCTGTGAAGTTGGGGCTAATGTCACCCTTCGTGAAGGCGAGCGCGATGGCGCTCAGGGATGTGCCAATTGTGAACGCATCCTTTGGCAAGGACACCATCGACTACCACGAGTTCGTAGATATCGCGATCGCCGTGGCGACACCACGCGGCCTCGTTGTGCCTGTGATCCGTGATGTGCAGAACATGAATTTGGCAAACATCGAGaccgccatcgccgactacgccgcgcgtgcgcgcatcAACAAGCTGACCATGGCTGAGATGACTGGAGGAACCTTCACCATATCCAACGGTGGCGTCTTTGGGTCTTGGATGGGCACGCCTATCATCAACCCGCCGCATAGCGCGATCCTTGGCATGCACGCAATCAAGAAAAAGGCGTGGGTGGTGGGCAACGAGATTAAGATCCGCGACATCATGGCGGTCGCGCTGACCTACGACCACCGTCTCATTGACGGTAGCGATGCGGTGACCTTCCTAGTCAAGGTGAAAAATCTGATTGAAGACCCGGCGCGTATGGTGCTGGACCTCTCGTAG
- a CDS encoding putative vacuolar ATP synthase subunit b has translation MGHEEERVRVLSKQELLATHIKELNESYSVKPHLEYTTIRAVSGPLVILEDVREPTFAEIVNIELADGSARRGQVLEVDGTKAVVQVFEGTSGIDVIRSKCEFTGRVMELGVSEDMLGRIFNGSGIPIDNGPPVLPEQYLDVEGIPINPRARVYPEEMIQTGISSIDVMTSISRGQKIPLFSGAGLPHNEIAAQIVRQSGLVKREGKTEDFCVVFAAMGVNQETARFFRTEFEQNGSMEKTVLFLNLANDPTIERIITPRLALTTAEYLAYDCGKHVLVILTDMSSYADALREVSAAREEVPGRRGFPGYMYTDLAHIYERAGRVLGRAGSITQIPILSMPNDDITHPIPDLTGYITEGQIYVDRQLHNRQLYPPINILPSLSRLMKNAIGEGMTRKDHGGVSNQMYAAYAISRDILAMKAVVGEEALSCEDLLYLEFLDKFEHKFICQGFYETRDIFQSLDLCWDLLRTFPKSMLNKIDIKTRDEFYDRHSGRK, from the coding sequence ATGGGCCACGAAGAGGAACGCGTTCGCGTGCTGTCGAAGCAGGAGTTGCTCGCCACACACATCAAGGAGCTCAACGAGAGCTACTCGGTGAAGCCGCATCTCGAGTACACGACCATTCGTGCCGTCAGCGGTCCCCTCGTCATTCTGGAGGATGTGCGTGAGCCGACCTTTGCTGAGATTGTCAACATCGAGCTGGCTGACGGCAGCGCCCGTCGTGGCCAGGTGCTCGAGGTGGATGGCACCAAGGCCGTCGTGCAGGTCTTCGAGGGCACATCCGGCATCGATGTCATACGCTCTAAGTGTGAGTTTACCGGCCGAGTCATGGAGCTCGGTGTAAGCGAGGACATGCTGGGTCGCATCTTCAACGGCTCCGGCATCCCGATCGATAACGGcccgccggtgctgccggaGCAGTACCTCGATGTCGAGGGCATTCCGATTAACCCGCGTGCCCGTGTCTACCCGGAGGAGATGATCCAGACGGGTATCTCGTCCATCGACGTCATGACTTCCATCTCGCGCGGTCAGAAGATTCCGCTCTTCTCCGGCGCTGGTCTTCCGCACAATGAGATTGCCGCACAGATCGTGCGCCAGTCCGGTCTCGTAAAGCGCGAGGGCAAGACCGAGGACTTCTGTGTCGTCTTCGCCGCCATGGGTGTGAACCAGGAGACGGCCCGCTTTTTCCGCACGGAGTTTGAGCAGAACGGCTCGATGGAGAAGACCGTCCTCTTCCTGAACCTCGCGAACGACCCGACAATTGAGCGCATCATTACGCCACGCCTGGccctcaccaccgccgagtACCTTGCGTACGACTGCGGTAAGCACGTGCTCGTCATTCTGACCGACATGTCCTCGTACGCTGATGCCCTGCGTGAAGTGTCCGCCGCCCGTGAGGAGGTGCccggccgccgcggcttcCCTGGATACATGTATACAGACCTGGCGCACATCTACGAGCGTGCGGGCCGCGTACTGGGCCGTGCAGGCTCCATCACCCAAATCCCAATTCTGTCCATGCCGAATGATGATATCACCCACCCCATTCCAGACCTCACCGGGTACATTACGGAAGGTCAGATCTACGTGGACCGCCAGCTGCACAACCGCCAGCTGTACCCGCCGATCAACATtctgccgtcgctgtcccGTCTGATGAAGAACGCCATTGGCGAGGGTATGACCCGCAAGGATCACGGTGGCGTGAGCAACCAGATGTACGCCGCCTACGCCATTAGCCGCGATATTCTCGCCATGAAGGCTGTCGTCGGCGAGGAGGCATTGAGTTGCGAGGATCTGCTGTACCTCGAGTTTCTCGACAAGTTCGAGCACAAGTTCATCTGCCAGGGCTTCTACGAGACGCGCGATATCTTCCAGAGCCTCGACCTGTGCTGGGATCTGCTGCGCACCTTCCCCAAGAGCATGCTGAACAAGATCGACATCAAGACCCGTGACGAGTTCTATGACCGCCACTCAGGTCGAAAGTAA